The Salvelinus namaycush isolate Seneca chromosome 31, SaNama_1.0, whole genome shotgun sequence genomic interval ATGTTCCATTATCCAGTTGGTAAAACATTACAGAATGAACAAACATTATCAATCTATAAAGTTTTTAAGTTTTGCACAGTTTACTGTCTTTGGAATGTTCGGAAGTCAATAAATTGGCCAGATTATGGATACATTATCAGCAGCCTATAAATCAGAATTTATGATTATCTCAAGTAAAAAATTAAAAGTTATTTCCCTGAAAGCTACAAGCTCTGTCTTCAACATTATCAGGGttcaaatatttctaaaacaggAACGCTTTAAAATCTTATGAATTCAGTTGCATGGTATTCAAGTAGCGTTACTGTGAAGAAATGCAATTTACCAGCATTTAAAAACGTTCACTACTGTGTATCCGAAGGACATGTCCTATTACAATAATAACTTAGACCCAATGCCCACcattataaaacaaaaataaGTGCTGACAAAAGCACAGCACAACAGGCATCTTCAACAGAACAATTGGTGTCAGTGTACAACAAATTGCAAAAGGCTCTATGGAATATTCATAGACACAATGTCTGACACGGACACACTAAAAATAGCAAATATTCCTCCTATATCATGACCACATCAGACAGAAATGAGTTATGACATGTTAGTGACAGCGTTAGGAAGGCGTTATGGCTAGGGTCTGAACACCAAGCGACAAGTCATGCCCCACATGGTGTGGTCCCTCCGGGTGGCCTCGGTGGGACGGGCCACGCTTGAGAAGGGCCGGGTGTTGATTTGGAGACGGGGCAAACCTTTACTCAGGATTGGCAGGTAGGTGTCCTGGACCAGCCCGTATACCTCCAACGTCTGCAGCTCTGGGAACTTCTCAAAATCACTGAAATAAACAACAGGCTTAGTtagtgcaacaacaaaaaaagagagaAATTGGCAGCTAAGGAAAGCAACAAGACTACTAAAGCATTCATATTATGACTTGAGAGCTTGTCTGTGACTTACGCTAAGGCAGCAGGGTGAATCTGGTAGCAGCGGCTCAAAGCTAAGTGTCTAAGAGACTGCAGCTGCTGGAGGATGGGGAAACTGGAGCTCGTCATCAGAACACTGTCACTAAAACAAATACACAGACAAGATATCATAATGAGAATATGGTATGAAGAAACAGTAGTTGTACAGTATCCATGTCAAATAATGTCATGGCCAAAGCAATCCTGTGGATCCACATTTCAGCCCAGCTCAGGACATGCAGTATGAACGCACCTTAAATCCAGATTTACGAGGTTAGGACATCTCTCCAACAAGTCTTTCACATCTGAAAAGAGGCCATTGGTAAATTAAACTCATCAGAGATAATCAAAAACGGGCAGAGGGAAAATGGTCAATGCCACAGCTTTTCCCCACCTTCCATAGTAAGGTTCTGTCTGTAGCCACTGAGGTTGAGCTGGGTTATATTGGAGGGGATGTTACTGACAACAGCCTTCACATGATCAGTGCTGAAGTCACACCACGACAAGTTCAGCTCTTCAAGCCTTGGTATAGGAACGGAAAAAGGGAAAGCAACAAAGTTATGTATTAGTTTACCAATGTACAGATCATGGTTTAAACAGCCAGTTAAATAGATTATGCTATCATTCAGAAATACTTAGACATTTGAACACATTCaaaataatcaaataaaacaatTAGAAATTGAAAGACTAAGCTTACCGTAAGCAGGATTTGAGAATCTGACTAAGCGAGTCGGGGGAGAATCCAGAGCAGCCACACAGATTGAGCCGTACCAGCTCAGTATTCTGAGATAGGGACCTGATGGGTAGAGGAAGACTGTTTTGAGTCATTCTGAATGCTGCCTAAACAATACATCATTATAACAGATCATAATTGTAAACAGAGCATTTGTCTTCTTTACTCACTGAACAATGTTGTCAGAGAGCTCCAGTCCCTCCAAGCTTAGATTCTCTAGCAGCCTGCAACGGGAGATGATGTCATCTAGAACCGGGGTTGTGACAGTGCAGCTGGAGAGATCCATGTGATGGACATGCAGGTGTCTGAAATAACAGACAAAATTACATAAGACAAATAGAATTGTCTGTGTTCACCTACAACAGATACCTCTGTATCCCCATTATATGTATGAGGACTCACTGTGTGTGGGTGAAACATGGTTCTCCAATGCAGGTATGGGGGCAGCGCAGTCCCAGTACTCCAACCGTAAGCATCTGCCCAAGAGCTTGATCTAGCTGGGCTTTCCCTACCAGATCCACACTATGCCACAGAGACTCATCAAACCTGCCAGGCACAAAAACATACAGAGATTTAATGACATACTCCGATACATTTTGCTGATCTATTTGCCTGTGTTAGAAAAACAGTGTGATATCTAAGATGTTCAAGCAGAAATACCACAATGTACTATGTAAGTAGTTTAAAAAGACAGTTGAATGGTCAAAGACTTACGCCAAGCGATGCCAGCGCTTGCAGACCCGGGACATCCTGAGAAGGTCCTGCAGAGGGAGGCAGGACAGGATTCCCAACAGCAACTCATCTGGGAGACTGTCCCAGGACAAGCCTGCCATAAAAACAATGTCAAACAATCAATAACTTGCTCAAATAGTGACTTCCCTGAAACAGAATAATTCTTAAGAATTCCAGATAATTAGCTACGTTTTTCTAAGCTTGTTGTATTCCTCCCAACACATGGCTATACACACCTGAAAACTCCATCCTTGTCCTTGGTCGCCTGGCAAGCACCAACTGGTTATCCTCGTTCTCTTTGCCCTTGCAGACCACCCGCTGCTTGTGAGGTGGTGACCACTGCTGAATGAGCTCGTGAGGGGTGGTCTCCGTGTCCAGACATTCGCCAAAGTACTGTCTCTTTTTCCATTTGCTCTTCTGTGAGAGGGACAGCATCGATCCCTCCAAATTCTCATTCAGGCAGGGAAACTCCTGCAAAGACCTGATACAAAAATAATGGGACAATGATAAAAACAGAAATCTTTGTGGGGTgagtataatttgtggaacgttccaacaggaatctgtccAAACACTTAGTAAAGTACAAGGTTGCCAAAAAACGCATACAAAGTAGAATGATCAAttcacctagctaactagctgccgaataggcatcaactcaccacgtagCTTATTCTTATTGTTTGTCAACAGGCTACCAGAGTGAGGAGagacatttttcagaataaacgtggtgagtgaaaaacTTCATGAAATAGCCCACTCCCTACCCAGTatctttgactacagctcagaatttaacaccatagtaccctccaagctcatcattaagctggaggccctgggtctcaacgccgccctgtgcaattgggtcctggactttctgacgggccgtccacaggtggtgaatgtaggaaacaacatctccacttcgctgatcctcaacactggggcctcacaagggtgtgtgctcagccctctcctgtattcCTTGTtcccccatgactgcgtggccatgcacacctccaactcaatcatcaagtttgcagacgacacaacagtaatgggcttgattaccaacaatgacaagacagcctacagggaggtggtgagggcactcggagtgtggtgtcaggaaaacaaactctcactcaacgtcaacaaaacaaaggagatgatcgtggacttcaggaaacagcagagagagcacccacttatccacatcgaagggacagtacTGGAGAAGgaggaaagttttaagttcctctgcgtacacaccACAGACAAACTGAAAGTGTCCACCCACAAAGAGGGTGTGCTGAAGGCGGCGCAAcagtggcttgtcacctaaaaccctgacaaacttttacagatgcacaatcgagggcatcctgtcgagctgtatcaccgcctggtacagcaactgcaccgccctcaacagcaaggctctccaaagggtggtgcggtctgcacaacgcatcaccggggcaaactacctgccctccaagacacctacagcacccgatgtcacaggaaggccaaaaagatcatcaaggacaacaaccacccgagccacagcctgttcaccctgctaccatccagaa includes:
- the skp2 gene encoding S-phase kinase-associated protein 2: MSHERSLQEFPCLNENLEGSMLSLSQKSKWKKRQYFGECLDTETTPHELIQQWSPPHKQRVVCKGKENEDNQLVLARRPRTRMEFSGLSWDSLPDELLLGILSCLPLQDLLRMSRVCKRWHRLAFDESLWHSVDLVGKAQLDQALGQMLTVGVLGLRCPHTCIGEPCFTHTQHLHVHHMDLSSCTVTTPVLDDIISRCRLLENLSLEGLELSDNIVQSLSQNTELVRLNLCGCSGFSPDSLSQILKSCLRLEELNLSWCDFSTDHVKAVVSNIPSNITQLNLSGYRQNLTMEDVKDLLERCPNLVNLDLSDSVLMTSSSFPILQQLQSLRHLALSRCYQIHPAALADFEKFPELQTLEVYGLVQDTYLPILSKGLPRLQINTRPFSSVARPTEATRRDHTMWGMTCRLVFRP